One segment of Osmerus mordax isolate fOsmMor3 chromosome 28, fOsmMor3.pri, whole genome shotgun sequence DNA contains the following:
- the tncb gene encoding tenascin isoform X2 gives MGMKSLLLGYATVSILLHFSGAGLVKKVIRHRRETLMPPTSENVTLPNPDQPVVFNHVYNINVPSTPLCSVDLDSPGATEMKPHNKVPESDLQHMEHTVDGENQIVFTHRINIPKQACGCDNQLPDLKDLLNRMEMLEAEVSSLRDQCSGGAGCCGAQVTGEVATKPYCNGRGNYSAETCSCVCEPGWKGPNCSEPECPNDCQDQGRCVDGRCVCFEGFAGDDCSVELCPVDCGENGECIDGACLCEEGFVGEDCSQTNCLNNCLGRGRCVDDECICDEPWTGFDCSELICPNDCYDRGRCINGTCYCDEGFTGEDCGELTCPSNCNNRGVCVNGQCACNLGYSGEDCSKLTCPADCSERGHCFNGRCICDPGFEGEDCSILSCPDNCNDRGKCVNGECICEAGYQGDDCGELSCPNNCLNRGRCINGRCMCDKGFAGDDCSIKTCPKDCMGRGECVDGKCVCFLGFTGKDCGELTCPNNCLNRGRCVNGQCVCSKGFTGEDCSEKTCPNNCLDRGYCVDGKCVCFEGFTGLDCSELTCPGDCQDQGRCENGVCVCDEGFIGEDCSEVSPPKDLTVVEVTSETVDLSWVNEMTVTEYLVTYVPTAPGGLELDLRVPGDQKIATIRELEPGIEYLISVYAILKNKKSVPVSARVATHLPEPEGLKFKSVRDTSVEVQWDPLNIHFDGWNLIFRNTKEENGEIMNSLGWPETTFEQSGLGPGQEYEVKLEVVKNKTRGPPAKKNVVTMIDGPNSVDVRDVTDTTALITWFHPVAQVDGVSVSFGPSSDRADRDTVELSSSETQHHLGRLHPDTEYEVSLMARRGEMTSVPVYETFLTDLDAPRDLQATELTDESITLEWRNSLARVDNYRIKYGPLSGGDHGELIFPSGPRDTSQAKITGLRPGTEYGMGVTAVKEERESLPTTTNAVTALDAPKDLTATDVTETTMTLTWKRPQAKIDIYRLVYVSVDGRKAEAVVQGGSVTHTLRNLSPGMLYTITITAERGRRQSASTTISSPTEEKKPEVYNIHISDVSWDSFLVSWQAEEGAFEGFVVELIDAEAGAEWQNHTLSANARSLGIEGLTPSTWYKASLYGAYRGGLLEPMSAETITEAEPEVEELLVSDITPESFRLTWAAEEDVFDTFVLMVRDSANLAQVQEVIIAGEERSTVITELSEDTEYQVEISGLILERRSKTVSELARTGLGSPKGIRFSDVTDTSATVHWTVPRARVDNYRVTYVPIQGGSPKTLTVDGADSQTVLPNLIPGVTYQVTVIAVKGQKESQPASDSVTTALDKPRGLTAVNITDSEALLLWQPAIATVDGYVISYSADTGAPVMERVSGNIVEFEMSSLTPATHYTVRVYAVRDAAKSAATTTEFTTDVDAPQDLAASNVQTESAMLSWRAPRADITGYILSFESVDGTVREVVLSPTATSYNMAQLHASTEYTVRLQAIAGPKRSRLVSTVFTTIGVLYRHPRDCSQALLNGDTVSGLYTIYLGGDEGQPIQVYCDMTTDGGGWIVFVRRQSGKLEFFRNWKNYTSGFGDMNDEFWLGLSNLHKITAGGQYELRVDLRDKGELAYAQYDKFSISEPRTRYKVHVGGYSGTAGDSMTYHHGRPFSTYDHDNDIAVTNCALSYKGAFWYKNCHRVNLMGRYGDNSHSKGVNWFHWKGHEHSIEFAEMKIRPSNFKNFEGRRKRS, from the exons ATGGGGATGAAAAGCCTTCTCCTAGGCTATGCGACCGTATCGATCCTTCTCCACTTCTCTGGTGCCGGCCTGGTGAAGAAGGTCATCCGCCACCGAAGAGAGACCCTGATGCCCCCCACCTCGGAGAATGTCACCCTCCCCAACCCTGACCAACCGGTGGTCTTCAACCACGTCTACAACATCAAcgttccctccacccccctctgctCCGTGGACCTGGACTCCCCAGGAGCCACAGAAATGAAGCCCCACAACAAGGTCCCCGAGTCGGACCTGCAGCACATGGAGCACACAGTGGACGGGGAGAACCAGATTGTCTTCACCCACCGCATCAACATCCCCAAGCAGGCCTGTGGCTGCGATAACCAGCTACCAGATCTGAAGGATCTCCTCAACAGGATGGAGATGCTGGAGGCGGAGGTGTCCAGTCTGAGGGATCAGTGTTCTGGTGGGGCGGGCTGCTGTGGAGCTCAAGTCACAG GTGAGGTGGCCACCAAGCCCTACTGTAATGGCCGTGGGAACTACAGCGCTGAgacctgcagctgtgtgtgtgagcctggctGGAAGGGGCCCAACTGCTCCGAGCCCGAGTGCCCCAATGactgccaggaccagggccgcTGTGTGGACGGCAGGTGTGTCTGCTTTGAGGGCTTTGCCGGTGATGACTGCAGTGTAGAGCTGTGCCCGGTGGACTGTGGGGAGAACGGCGAGTGCATCGACGGTGCCTGCCTGTGTGAGGAGGGCTTCGTTGGCGAGGACTGCTCCCAGACCAACTGCCTGAACAACTGCCTGGGCCGTGGGCGCTGTGTGGACGACGAGTGCATCTGCGACGAGCCTTGGACGGGCTTCGACTGCTCTGAGCTCATCTGCCCCAACGACTGCTACGATCGTGGGCGATGCATCAATGGTACCTGTTACTGCGATGAGGGGTTCACCGGTGAAGATTGCGGTGAGCTCACCTGCCCGAGCAACTGCAACAACCGTGGGGTCTGCGTCAATGGCCAGTGTGCATGTAATTTAGGTTACAGTGGAGAGGACTGCTCCAAGCTCACTTGCCCCGCTGACTGCAGTGAGAGAGGACATTGCTTCAACGGAAGGTGCATCTGCGACCCGGGCTTCGAGGGTGAGGATTGCTCTATCCTGTCCTGCCCTGACAACTGCAATGACAGAGGCAAGTGTGTCAATGGCGAGTGTATCTGCGAAGCTGGTTACCAAGGGGATGACTGCGGCGAGCTCTCCTGCCCCAACAACTGCTTGAACCGTGGGCGGTGTATTAATGGCCGTTGCATGTGTGACAAGGGCTTTGCCGGAGATGACTGCAGCATCAAGACCTGTCCCAAAGACTGCATGGGGCGTGGAGAGTGCGTGGACGGCAAATGTGTGTGCTTCCTCGGTTTCACAGGCAAGGACTGCGGAGAGCTGACCTGTCCTAACAACTGCCTGAATCGAGGCCGCTGTGTGAACGGACAGTGCGTGTGCAGCAAGGGGTTCACTGGGGAGGACTGCAGTGAGAAGACTTGCCCCAACAACTGTCTGGATCGAGGCTACTGCGTGgatgggaagtgtgtgtgcttcgAAGGCTTCACAGGCCTCGACTGTTCGGAGCTCACCTGTCCGGGAGACTGCCAGGACCAAGGTCGCTGTGAGaacggagtgtgtgtttgtgatgaggGCTTCATTGGGGAAGACTGCTCTGAGG TCTCTCCACCTAAGGACCTGACAGTGGTGGAGGTCACTTCAGAGACGGTGGACCTCTCCTGGGTCAATGAGATGACGGTGACCGAGTATCTGGTCACCTATGTGCCCACCGCCCCTGGGGGTCTGGAGCTGGATCTGCGGGTGCCAGGAGACCAGAAGATTGCCACCATCCGAGAGCTAGAGCCTGGTATAGAGTACCTGATAAGCGTCTATGCCATCCTCAAGAACAAGAAGAGTGTGCCCGTCAGTGCCAGAGTGGCAACAC ATCTCCCTGAGCCTGAAGGTCTCAAGTTCAAGTCTGTGAGGGACACTTCTGTGGAGGTACAGTGGGACCCCCTGAACATCCACTTTGATGGCTGGAACCTCATCTTCAGAAACACC AAAGAGGAGAACGGGGAAATTATGAACTCTCTGGGTTGGCCCGAGACCACCTTCGAGCAGTCGGGCTTGGGGCCTGGTCAGGAGTACGAGGTCAAACTGGAGGTGGTGAAAAACAAGACTCGAGGACCACCAGCCAAAAAGAACGTTGTTACAA TGATCGATGGCCCCAACTCAGTGGATGTGCGCGACGTCACTGACACCACTGCACTGATCACCTGGTTCCACCCGGTGGCCCAGGTGGATGGGGTGAGCGTTTCTTTCGGTCCCAGTAGCGACCGTGCAGACAGGGACACAGTGGAGCTGTCCTCCTCTGAAACccagcaccacctgggccgtCTGCACCCAGACACGGAGTATGAGGTGTCGCTGATGGCACGCAGGGGGGAGATGACCAGCGTGCCCGTGTACGAGACATTCCTCACAG ACCTGGACGCCCCCAGGGACCTGCAGGCTACGGAGCTGACTGACGAGAGCATCACGCTGGAGTGGAGGAACAGCCTGGCCAGAGTAGACAATTACCGCATCAAGTACGGCCCTCTGTCTGGGGGAGACCATGGAGAGCTGATCTTCCCCTCTGGACCCCGAGACACCAGCCAGGCCAAGATCACAG GTCTACGACCTGGAACAGAGTATGGAATGGGTGTGACCGCAGTGAAAGAGGAGCGTGAGAGCCTACCCACAACCACCAATGCAGTGACAG CGCTGGATGCTCCTAAGGACCTGACAGCAACGGACGTGACAGAGACAACCATGACCCTGACCTGGAAGAGACCCCAGGCTAAGATTGATATCTACCGGCTAGTGTACGTGTCTGTTGATGGGCGCAAGGCCGAGGCGGTGGTCCAGGGGGGCAGTGTGACACACACCTTGCGGAATCTGAGCCCTGGCATGCTGTATACCATCACCATCACGGCAGAGAGAGGCCGCAGACAGAGCGCCTCCACCACCATCTCGTCCCCCACAG AGGAGAAGAAACCCGAAGTGTACAATATTCACATTTCCGACGTGTCGTGGGACAGTTTCCTCGTGTCCTGGCAGGCCGAGGAGGGGGCTTTTGAGGGCTTTGTGGTAGAGCTCATTGATGCAGAAGCAGGGGCCGAATGGCAGAACCATACCTTGTCTGCCAATGCCCGCAGTTTGGGCATCGAAGGCCTCACCCCCAGCACCTGGTACAAGGCCAGTCTGTATGGAGCTTACAGGGGAGGCCTTCTAGAGCCCATGTCTGCAGAAACCATCACAG AGGCTGAACCAGAGGTGGAAGAACTTCTAGTCTCCGACATCACACCAGAGAGCTTTAGGCTGACCTGGGCTGCAGAAGAAGATGTCTTTGATACATTTGTCCTCATGGTCCGGGACTCAGCCAACCTCGCTCAAGTACAGGAGGTTATCATAGCGGGCGAGGAGAGAAGCACAGTTATTACCGAGCTCTCTGAGGATACCGAATACCAAGTTGAGATCTCTGGGCTCATTTTGGAACGACGCTCCAAAACTGTGTCGGAGTTGGCAAGAACAG GCCTTGGCTCTCCAAAGGGCATCCGTTTCTCGGATGTCACTGATACCTCTGCCACAGTTCACTGGACAGTGCCCAGAGCCCGAGTAGACAACTACCGTGTCACCTATGTGCCCATTCAGGGAG gaAGTCCAAAGACTCTGACGGTGGATGGAGCCGATTCCCAGACAGTCCTGCCCAACCTGATCCCAGGTGTCACGTACCAGGTCACCGTCATTGCTGTCAAGGGTCAAAAggagagccagccagcctcagaCAGTGTCACCACAG CTCTGGACAAGCCTCGTGGCCTGACGGCAGTCAACATCACAGACAGTGAGGCTCTGCTTCTATGGCAACCTGCCATCGCTACTGTAGATGGCTACGTCATCTCCTACAGCGCAGACACTG GGGCCCcagtgatggagagagtgtcGGGCAACATTGTGGAGTTTGAGATGAGCTCCCTCACCCCCGCCACACACTACACAGTCAGGGTATATGCAGTCAGGGATGCTGCCAAGAGTGCTGCTACCACAACTGAGTTCACCACTG ATGTGGACGCCCCCCAGGACCTAGCAGCCAGCAACGTCCAGACGGAGAGCGCCATGCTGAGCTGGAGGGCCCCACGGGCTGACATCACAGGCTACATCCTCAGCTTTGAGTCTGTCGACGGCACTGTCAGG GAGGTGGTCTTGAGCCCAACAGCCACCTCGTACAACATGGCCCAGCTGCACGCCTCCACCGAGTACACAGTTCGCCTGCAGGCCATCGCCGGGCCCAAGAGGAGCCGCCTCGTCAGCACTGTGTTCACCACCA TTGGTGTGCTGTACAGACACCCCAGGGACTGCTCCCAGGCCTTGCTGAATGGGGACACTGTCTCAGGTCTGTACACTATCTAcctgggaggagatgagggccaGCCCATACAGGTCTACTGTGACATGACCACCGATGGAGGTGGATGGATA GTTTTTGTGAGGCGTCAGAGTGGAAAACTTGAGTTTTTCCGTAACTGGAAGAACTACACTTCAGGCTTCGGAGACATGAATGACGAATTCTGGCTTG GTCTGTCCAACCTGCACAAGATTACAGCAGGTGGTCAATATGAGTTGCGTGTGGATCTCAGGGACAAGGGAGAGCTGGCGTACGCCCAGTATGACAAGTTCTCCATCTCTGAACCCCGCACACGCTACAAGGTGCACGTTGGAGGCTACAGTGGTACTGCTG GTGATTCTATGACGTACCACCATGGCCGTCCGTTCTCAACCTATGACCATGATAATGACATCGCTGTTACCAACTGTGCCCTGTCCTACAAGGGTGCCTTCTGGTATAAGAACTGTCATCGCGTCAACCTTATGGGACGATATGGAGACAATAGTCACAGCAAG GGTGTGAACTGGTTCCACTGGAAAGGCCATGAGCATTCAATTGAGTTTGCCGAGATGAAAATCAGGCCGTCCAACTTCAAAAACtttgagggaaggaggaaacGATCATGA
- the tncb gene encoding tenascin isoform X1 codes for MGMKSLLLGYATVSILLHFSGAGLVKKVIRHRRETLMPPTSENVTLPNPDQPVVFNHVYNINVPSTPLCSVDLDSPGATEMKPHNKVPESDLQHMEHTVDGENQIVFTHRINIPKQACGCDNQLPDLKDLLNRMEMLEAEVSSLRDQCSGGAGCCGAQVTGEVATKPYCNGRGNYSAETCSCVCEPGWKGPNCSEPECPNDCQDQGRCVDGRCVCFEGFAGDDCSVELCPVDCGENGECIDGACLCEEGFVGEDCSQTNCLNNCLGRGRCVDDECICDEPWTGFDCSELICPNDCYDRGRCINGTCYCDEGFTGEDCGELTCPSNCNNRGVCVNGQCACNLGYSGEDCSKLTCPADCSERGHCFNGRCICDPGFEGEDCSILSCPDNCNDRGKCVNGECICEAGYQGDDCGELSCPNNCLNRGRCINGRCMCDKGFAGDDCSIKTCPKDCMGRGECVDGKCVCFLGFTGKDCGELTCPNNCLNRGRCVNGQCVCSKGFTGEDCSEKTCPNNCLDRGYCVDGKCVCFEGFTGLDCSELTCPGDCQDQGRCENGVCVCDEGFIGEDCSEVSPPKDLTVVEVTSETVDLSWVNEMTVTEYLVTYVPTAPGGLELDLRVPGDQKIATIRELEPGIEYLISVYAILKNKKSVPVSARVATHLPEPEGLKFKSVRDTSVEVQWDPLNIHFDGWNLIFRNTKEENGEIMNSLGWPETTFEQSGLGPGQEYEVKLEVVKNKTRGPPAKKNVVTMIDGPNSVDVRDVTDTTALITWFHPVAQVDGVSVSFGPSSDRADRDTVELSSSETQHHLGRLHPDTEYEVSLMARRGEMTSVPVYETFLTDLDAPRDLQATELTDESITLEWRNSLARVDNYRIKYGPLSGGDHGELIFPSGPRDTSQAKITGLRPGTEYGMGVTAVKEERESLPTTTNAVTALDAPKDLTATDVTETTMTLTWKRPQAKIDIYRLVYVSVDGRKAEAVVQGGSVTHTLRNLSPGMLYTITITAERGRRQSASTTISSPTGLGSPKGIRFSDVTDTSATVHWTVPRARVDNYRVTYVPIQGGSPKTLTVDGADSQTVLPNLIPGVTYQVTVIAVKGQKESQPASDSVTTALDKPRGLTAVNITDSEALLLWQPAIATVDGYVISYSADTGAPVMERVSGNIVEFEMSSLTPATHYTVRVYAVRDAAKSAATTTEFTTDVDAPQDLAASNVQTESAMLSWRAPRADITGYILSFESVDGTVREVVLSPTATSYNMAQLHASTEYTVRLQAIAGPKRSRLVSTVFTTIGVLYRHPRDCSQALLNGDTVSGLYTIYLGGDEGQPIQVYCDMTTDGGGWIVFVRRQSGKLEFFRNWKNYTSGFGDMNDEFWLGLSNLHKITAGGQYELRVDLRDKGELAYAQYDKFSISEPRTRYKVHVGGYSGTAGDSMTYHHGRPFSTYDHDNDIAVTNCALSYKGAFWYKNCHRVNLMGRYGDNSHSKGVNWFHWKGHEHSIEFAEMKIRPSNFKNFEGRRKRS; via the exons ATGGGGATGAAAAGCCTTCTCCTAGGCTATGCGACCGTATCGATCCTTCTCCACTTCTCTGGTGCCGGCCTGGTGAAGAAGGTCATCCGCCACCGAAGAGAGACCCTGATGCCCCCCACCTCGGAGAATGTCACCCTCCCCAACCCTGACCAACCGGTGGTCTTCAACCACGTCTACAACATCAAcgttccctccacccccctctgctCCGTGGACCTGGACTCCCCAGGAGCCACAGAAATGAAGCCCCACAACAAGGTCCCCGAGTCGGACCTGCAGCACATGGAGCACACAGTGGACGGGGAGAACCAGATTGTCTTCACCCACCGCATCAACATCCCCAAGCAGGCCTGTGGCTGCGATAACCAGCTACCAGATCTGAAGGATCTCCTCAACAGGATGGAGATGCTGGAGGCGGAGGTGTCCAGTCTGAGGGATCAGTGTTCTGGTGGGGCGGGCTGCTGTGGAGCTCAAGTCACAG GTGAGGTGGCCACCAAGCCCTACTGTAATGGCCGTGGGAACTACAGCGCTGAgacctgcagctgtgtgtgtgagcctggctGGAAGGGGCCCAACTGCTCCGAGCCCGAGTGCCCCAATGactgccaggaccagggccgcTGTGTGGACGGCAGGTGTGTCTGCTTTGAGGGCTTTGCCGGTGATGACTGCAGTGTAGAGCTGTGCCCGGTGGACTGTGGGGAGAACGGCGAGTGCATCGACGGTGCCTGCCTGTGTGAGGAGGGCTTCGTTGGCGAGGACTGCTCCCAGACCAACTGCCTGAACAACTGCCTGGGCCGTGGGCGCTGTGTGGACGACGAGTGCATCTGCGACGAGCCTTGGACGGGCTTCGACTGCTCTGAGCTCATCTGCCCCAACGACTGCTACGATCGTGGGCGATGCATCAATGGTACCTGTTACTGCGATGAGGGGTTCACCGGTGAAGATTGCGGTGAGCTCACCTGCCCGAGCAACTGCAACAACCGTGGGGTCTGCGTCAATGGCCAGTGTGCATGTAATTTAGGTTACAGTGGAGAGGACTGCTCCAAGCTCACTTGCCCCGCTGACTGCAGTGAGAGAGGACATTGCTTCAACGGAAGGTGCATCTGCGACCCGGGCTTCGAGGGTGAGGATTGCTCTATCCTGTCCTGCCCTGACAACTGCAATGACAGAGGCAAGTGTGTCAATGGCGAGTGTATCTGCGAAGCTGGTTACCAAGGGGATGACTGCGGCGAGCTCTCCTGCCCCAACAACTGCTTGAACCGTGGGCGGTGTATTAATGGCCGTTGCATGTGTGACAAGGGCTTTGCCGGAGATGACTGCAGCATCAAGACCTGTCCCAAAGACTGCATGGGGCGTGGAGAGTGCGTGGACGGCAAATGTGTGTGCTTCCTCGGTTTCACAGGCAAGGACTGCGGAGAGCTGACCTGTCCTAACAACTGCCTGAATCGAGGCCGCTGTGTGAACGGACAGTGCGTGTGCAGCAAGGGGTTCACTGGGGAGGACTGCAGTGAGAAGACTTGCCCCAACAACTGTCTGGATCGAGGCTACTGCGTGgatgggaagtgtgtgtgcttcgAAGGCTTCACAGGCCTCGACTGTTCGGAGCTCACCTGTCCGGGAGACTGCCAGGACCAAGGTCGCTGTGAGaacggagtgtgtgtttgtgatgaggGCTTCATTGGGGAAGACTGCTCTGAGG TCTCTCCACCTAAGGACCTGACAGTGGTGGAGGTCACTTCAGAGACGGTGGACCTCTCCTGGGTCAATGAGATGACGGTGACCGAGTATCTGGTCACCTATGTGCCCACCGCCCCTGGGGGTCTGGAGCTGGATCTGCGGGTGCCAGGAGACCAGAAGATTGCCACCATCCGAGAGCTAGAGCCTGGTATAGAGTACCTGATAAGCGTCTATGCCATCCTCAAGAACAAGAAGAGTGTGCCCGTCAGTGCCAGAGTGGCAACAC ATCTCCCTGAGCCTGAAGGTCTCAAGTTCAAGTCTGTGAGGGACACTTCTGTGGAGGTACAGTGGGACCCCCTGAACATCCACTTTGATGGCTGGAACCTCATCTTCAGAAACACC AAAGAGGAGAACGGGGAAATTATGAACTCTCTGGGTTGGCCCGAGACCACCTTCGAGCAGTCGGGCTTGGGGCCTGGTCAGGAGTACGAGGTCAAACTGGAGGTGGTGAAAAACAAGACTCGAGGACCACCAGCCAAAAAGAACGTTGTTACAA TGATCGATGGCCCCAACTCAGTGGATGTGCGCGACGTCACTGACACCACTGCACTGATCACCTGGTTCCACCCGGTGGCCCAGGTGGATGGGGTGAGCGTTTCTTTCGGTCCCAGTAGCGACCGTGCAGACAGGGACACAGTGGAGCTGTCCTCCTCTGAAACccagcaccacctgggccgtCTGCACCCAGACACGGAGTATGAGGTGTCGCTGATGGCACGCAGGGGGGAGATGACCAGCGTGCCCGTGTACGAGACATTCCTCACAG ACCTGGACGCCCCCAGGGACCTGCAGGCTACGGAGCTGACTGACGAGAGCATCACGCTGGAGTGGAGGAACAGCCTGGCCAGAGTAGACAATTACCGCATCAAGTACGGCCCTCTGTCTGGGGGAGACCATGGAGAGCTGATCTTCCCCTCTGGACCCCGAGACACCAGCCAGGCCAAGATCACAG GTCTACGACCTGGAACAGAGTATGGAATGGGTGTGACCGCAGTGAAAGAGGAGCGTGAGAGCCTACCCACAACCACCAATGCAGTGACAG CGCTGGATGCTCCTAAGGACCTGACAGCAACGGACGTGACAGAGACAACCATGACCCTGACCTGGAAGAGACCCCAGGCTAAGATTGATATCTACCGGCTAGTGTACGTGTCTGTTGATGGGCGCAAGGCCGAGGCGGTGGTCCAGGGGGGCAGTGTGACACACACCTTGCGGAATCTGAGCCCTGGCATGCTGTATACCATCACCATCACGGCAGAGAGAGGCCGCAGACAGAGCGCCTCCACCACCATCTCGTCCCCCACAG GCCTTGGCTCTCCAAAGGGCATCCGTTTCTCGGATGTCACTGATACCTCTGCCACAGTTCACTGGACAGTGCCCAGAGCCCGAGTAGACAACTACCGTGTCACCTATGTGCCCATTCAGGGAG gaAGTCCAAAGACTCTGACGGTGGATGGAGCCGATTCCCAGACAGTCCTGCCCAACCTGATCCCAGGTGTCACGTACCAGGTCACCGTCATTGCTGTCAAGGGTCAAAAggagagccagccagcctcagaCAGTGTCACCACAG CTCTGGACAAGCCTCGTGGCCTGACGGCAGTCAACATCACAGACAGTGAGGCTCTGCTTCTATGGCAACCTGCCATCGCTACTGTAGATGGCTACGTCATCTCCTACAGCGCAGACACTG GGGCCCcagtgatggagagagtgtcGGGCAACATTGTGGAGTTTGAGATGAGCTCCCTCACCCCCGCCACACACTACACAGTCAGGGTATATGCAGTCAGGGATGCTGCCAAGAGTGCTGCTACCACAACTGAGTTCACCACTG ATGTGGACGCCCCCCAGGACCTAGCAGCCAGCAACGTCCAGACGGAGAGCGCCATGCTGAGCTGGAGGGCCCCACGGGCTGACATCACAGGCTACATCCTCAGCTTTGAGTCTGTCGACGGCACTGTCAGG GAGGTGGTCTTGAGCCCAACAGCCACCTCGTACAACATGGCCCAGCTGCACGCCTCCACCGAGTACACAGTTCGCCTGCAGGCCATCGCCGGGCCCAAGAGGAGCCGCCTCGTCAGCACTGTGTTCACCACCA TTGGTGTGCTGTACAGACACCCCAGGGACTGCTCCCAGGCCTTGCTGAATGGGGACACTGTCTCAGGTCTGTACACTATCTAcctgggaggagatgagggccaGCCCATACAGGTCTACTGTGACATGACCACCGATGGAGGTGGATGGATA GTTTTTGTGAGGCGTCAGAGTGGAAAACTTGAGTTTTTCCGTAACTGGAAGAACTACACTTCAGGCTTCGGAGACATGAATGACGAATTCTGGCTTG GTCTGTCCAACCTGCACAAGATTACAGCAGGTGGTCAATATGAGTTGCGTGTGGATCTCAGGGACAAGGGAGAGCTGGCGTACGCCCAGTATGACAAGTTCTCCATCTCTGAACCCCGCACACGCTACAAGGTGCACGTTGGAGGCTACAGTGGTACTGCTG GTGATTCTATGACGTACCACCATGGCCGTCCGTTCTCAACCTATGACCATGATAATGACATCGCTGTTACCAACTGTGCCCTGTCCTACAAGGGTGCCTTCTGGTATAAGAACTGTCATCGCGTCAACCTTATGGGACGATATGGAGACAATAGTCACAGCAAG GGTGTGAACTGGTTCCACTGGAAAGGCCATGAGCATTCAATTGAGTTTGCCGAGATGAAAATCAGGCCGTCCAACTTCAAAAACtttgagggaaggaggaaacGATCATGA